From a region of the Nitrospirota bacterium genome:
- a CDS encoding GIY-YIG nuclease family protein, with product MYYMYIIRSKKDSSFYIGQCQNLSQRLLKHNNGYTNSTKAKKPWDLVYHEEYQTRSEAVRREREIKKQKSHKYIEELIFKFSKPNIMGL from the coding sequence ATGTATTATATGTATATAATCAGAAGCAAGAAAGATAGTTCATTCTATATAGGACAGTGTCAAAATCTTTCACAACGATTATTAAAACATAACAATGGATATACAAATTCAACAAAAGCAAAGAAACCCTGGGATTTGGTATATCATGAAGAGTATCAAACTCGAAGCGAAGCCGTAAGAAGAGAAAGAGAGATAAAAAAGCAAAAAAGCCATAAATATATAGAGGAATTGATCTTTAAGTTTTCAAAACCTAATATCATGGGGCTGTAG
- a CDS encoding tRNA1(Val) (adenine(37)-N6)-methyltransferase, with product MREAAISFRQDETLDSIRDVKIFQRRKGYRFSVDALLLEDFITLKRFNKGIELGAGSGIISILLAKRFKDINITAVEIQKTLAGLAKRNVSLNGLENRIEIVREDIKRLPETFSSGEFDIAFSNPPFRKPATGLLSPAEERAVARHELKINLSELISVASYLLKNSGKFFIIYHPFRLIELIGLLQKAQLEPKRMRYIHSRHGAEARMVLIEAVKGAGPWLKVEPAFYIYEKGVEYTAEMKRIYGE from the coding sequence TTGAGAGAGGCGGCGATTTCTTTTAGACAGGATGAGACCCTCGACAGCATCAGGGATGTAAAAATTTTTCAGCGCAGGAAAGGTTACCGTTTCAGTGTTGATGCCCTTCTGCTTGAGGACTTTATAACGCTCAAGCGTTTTAATAAAGGCATAGAATTAGGCGCAGGTTCGGGAATTATATCCATTCTCCTCGCAAAGAGGTTCAAGGATATAAATATCACTGCAGTTGAAATTCAAAAAACTCTGGCCGGACTTGCAAAAAGGAATGTCAGCCTCAATGGCCTTGAAAACAGGATCGAGATTGTCAGGGAAGACATAAAGCGTCTTCCTGAAACGTTTTCTTCTGGAGAGTTCGATATTGCATTCTCAAACCCTCCTTTCAGAAAGCCAGCTACAGGCCTTCTGAGCCCTGCAGAGGAAAGGGCAGTAGCAAGACACGAATTAAAGATTAACCTCAGTGAGCTTATAAGCGTGGCTTCATATCTCCTTAAAAATAGCGGCAAATTTTTTATAATCTATCATCCCTTCAGGCTTATAGAGCTTATAGGGCTTTTACAGAAAGCACAGCTTGAGCCAAAGAGGATGAGATATATCCATTCAAGGCATGGCGCGGAGGCCAGGATGGTTCTTATCGAGGCTGTAAAAGGCGCAGGGCCATGGCTTAAAGTTGAACCGGCCTTTTATATTTATGAAAAAGGGGTTGAATATACTGCTGAAATGAAGCGGATTTACGGAGAATAG
- a CDS encoding HAD-IA family hydrolase: protein MIKLLIFDLDGTLVDSIQDITDALNYAVAPLNIGPFSTAEIKEKVGSGITKLIEGLIPEEKSGMRDEIVKRFLEQYSAHLLDNTRAYPGVKETLSKLGDYRKAVISNKREALSKAVLDGLGLADFFDIILGSDSVPEKKPSPAPIIKILGDLGIDKDEALIAGDSNLDIEAGKKAGIKTVAVTYGYRGKEFLAGADYMIDNMSYLLTLLQKLNSREISAEVNIQDSRREPRYAVPEIYQKYISLKTRIGLRDFMPTVLLDFSRKGIKVKSPVAAEIDSTIDCVISAPKSLDREIAFRAKVRYCISEQGASDFLIGAAIVEGADNLWFNIFSKVHDFIIERGGDFF, encoded by the coding sequence ATGATTAAATTACTTATCTTTGACCTTGATGGCACACTTGTGGATTCAATTCAGGACATAACAGATGCCCTGAATTATGCAGTGGCGCCTCTTAACATCGGCCCCTTCAGCACTGCAGAGATAAAGGAAAAGGTGGGCTCTGGCATAACAAAACTCATAGAAGGCCTTATCCCTGAAGAAAAATCCGGGATGAGGGATGAAATAGTAAAAAGGTTTCTTGAGCAATATTCAGCCCATCTCCTCGATAATACAAGGGCATATCCAGGGGTAAAAGAGACCCTCTCAAAACTCGGGGATTACAGAAAGGCTGTTATTTCCAATAAGAGGGAGGCCCTGTCTAAAGCAGTCCTCGATGGTCTTGGCCTTGCAGATTTTTTTGATATAATCCTTGGTAGCGACAGCGTGCCGGAGAAAAAGCCTTCTCCTGCTCCAATTATCAAGATCCTTGGGGACCTCGGCATTGATAAGGATGAAGCCCTGATTGCAGGTGATAGCAACCTTGATATAGAGGCAGGGAAAAAAGCAGGTATAAAGACAGTGGCAGTGACTTATGGCTACAGGGGGAAGGAGTTTCTTGCTGGTGCAGATTACATGATCGATAATATGAGTTACCTGCTGACACTGTTACAAAAGTTAAACAGCAGAGAAATATCAGCGGAGGTAAATATTCAGGACAGCCGCAGGGAGCCGAGATATGCGGTCCCTGAAATTTATCAGAAGTATATATCACTGAAGACCAGGATCGGACTCCGTGATTTTATGCCTACAGTGCTGCTTGATTTCAGCCGTAAAGGAATCAAGGTGAAAAGCCCTGTTGCTGCTGAAATTGATTCCACCATTGATTGTGTAATCTCGGCGCCAAAGTCCCTTGACAGGGAGATAGCCTTCAGGGCAAAGGTCAGATATTGCATCAGTGAGCAAGGGGCTTCGGATTTCCTGATAGGGGCTGCGATTGTGGAGGGTGCTGATAATCTGTGGTTTAATATCTTTTCAAAGGTGCATGATTTTATAATTGAGAGAGGCGGCGATTTCTTTTAG
- a CDS encoding DUF559 domain-containing protein has product MNTNLGGITKRLRKRPTDAEGKLWKRLRDRQLEALKFTRQQPMGHYVLYFVCYERGIVIEIDGGQHAMQKEKDEERERG; this is encoded by the coding sequence ATGAACACTAATCTTGGTGGAATTACTAAGCGCCTGCGAAAGAGGCCAACAGACGCAGAAGGAAAGTTATGGAAACGATTGAGAGACAGGCAATTGGAGGCTCTTAAATTCACACGACAACAGCCAATGGGACATTATGTATTATATTTCGTCTGCTATGAAAGAGGCATAGTAATTGAAATAGACGGTGGCCAACATGCAATGCAAAAAGAGAAAGATGAAGAAAGGGAGAGGGGATAA
- a CDS encoding B12-binding domain-containing radical SAM protein, giving the protein MRKKVLLVKPPEKSNFNFGTFSLGVLGAAIRDRADVAIFDATNLSIDEAIQTIYFHKPNILGITVMGLTSVEPTGLLIQRIKKDKGKFSQALKDTLIIAGGHGASMAYTHLLKAGVHAVVIGEGELTLQRILSDGIHPGTPGIACLNGKKIVVGSKQQLIRPLDSLHPPARDLMPFPSNGVHLMETSRGCPHNCGFCETTRFYGQVWRPYSPDRVVAEVKRLVNEYNAWIIHFADDNFAASPHRVIEICKKLKRIALPAFIMASARADDLISYPELIPMMASARILRISVGVETLEPEMSKIINKPISIESYKKAFSLMRDYGIFSIASFIIGIPGEKIEMRQRALDLAIEIGVDSAHFLPFLPLPGIPLLSKKGKYDAAPADIRDAYLLTKKFRQHRTVRNRLQVASEQGSIRGLLARATLSRQAIVCQ; this is encoded by the coding sequence ATGAGGAAGAAAGTCTTATTAGTAAAACCACCTGAGAAATCAAATTTCAACTTCGGCACATTCAGTTTAGGCGTGTTGGGGGCTGCAATTCGTGATCGGGCGGACGTTGCCATATTTGATGCAACCAATCTTTCAATTGACGAAGCTATCCAGACCATTTATTTTCATAAACCGAATATTCTTGGAATAACTGTTATGGGCCTGACATCTGTTGAACCAACAGGATTGCTGATTCAACGTATAAAGAAAGATAAAGGTAAATTTTCTCAAGCCTTAAAAGATACTCTCATTATTGCCGGCGGTCATGGAGCATCTATGGCATATACTCATCTTCTTAAGGCAGGCGTTCATGCGGTTGTTATTGGTGAGGGCGAATTAACGCTGCAACGGATTTTATCAGATGGAATCCATCCGGGAACTCCCGGGATAGCTTGCCTAAATGGAAAGAAAATAGTTGTAGGCTCTAAACAGCAATTGATACGTCCTCTCGATTCCTTACATCCTCCTGCTCGCGATCTGATGCCATTTCCATCAAATGGAGTTCATCTTATGGAAACAAGCCGTGGCTGTCCCCACAACTGCGGTTTTTGTGAAACCACCCGATTTTATGGACAGGTCTGGAGACCATATTCTCCAGACCGTGTGGTAGCTGAGGTAAAACGACTTGTCAATGAATATAATGCATGGATTATTCATTTTGCCGATGATAATTTTGCTGCCAGTCCCCACCGGGTGATTGAAATTTGTAAAAAATTAAAAAGAATCGCTCTTCCAGCATTTATTATGGCATCGGCAAGGGCAGATGATCTTATTTCATATCCTGAGTTAATTCCAATGATGGCATCAGCACGCATTCTTCGGATTTCGGTAGGGGTGGAAACCCTTGAACCTGAGATGTCAAAAATAATAAATAAACCTATATCGATAGAGTCTTACAAAAAAGCATTCAGCCTTATGAGAGATTATGGTATTTTCTCGATAGCATCATTTATTATCGGTATACCCGGAGAAAAAATAGAGATGAGACAGCGTGCTTTGGATCTGGCAATTGAGATCGGAGTTGATTCTGCTCACTTCCTGCCCTTTCTGCCACTTCCTGGCATCCCCCTGCTTTCAAAAAAAGGCAAATATGATGCAGCCCCTGCTGATATAAGAGATGCATATCTGCTGACAAAAAAATTTCGCCAGCACAGAACTGTTCGCAATCGCCTACAGGTTGCCTCTGAACAAGGTAGCATAAGAGGTTTACTTGCAAGAGCTACCCTCAGCCGACAAGCCATTGTTTGTCAATAA
- a CDS encoding radical SAM protein, with product MNHREWHIDRNPPDGFNPGDVSPPFLPQGTWSVQSLALDVSGSCNLACRYCAEDASQPKRQPMDIETMGSALDFIFPHGKITRNTSLRFGSGEPLLAFPLLKMADERIKKICTDSRSRYPEVFITTNGTLIDNEVSEWLISSGWHLKISFDGPRSIHDSWRVTPGNCGTYNRIKPVIKKLAKQMQDRLSVTAVLCKGADPQKVFDEIENMGVNRIEMVPVVHHKMSILPDSSDIELYREFVQGYARRFLQKKGKKIPVLVRFAERVCRVMGYNNLRVPCGAGRSFYGVGQDGTVYPCFRFIGIKDYVLGNLRSGLDNEAVYKFRSGAGKPYDERIACRDCWAAPLCGGPCFSCAELFGPGKGEPLDIHCAYSLTDARVAIWLVGQLRKREPERLLSFLPGVSRLYEEESLISKTT from the coding sequence ATGAACCACAGAGAATGGCATATTGATAGGAATCCGCCTGATGGCTTTAACCCAGGTGATGTTTCTCCACCGTTCCTTCCTCAAGGAACGTGGAGCGTACAGTCACTTGCCCTTGATGTATCAGGAAGTTGTAATCTTGCCTGTCGTTACTGTGCTGAGGATGCCTCCCAGCCCAAACGTCAACCAATGGACATAGAAACGATGGGGTCTGCCCTGGATTTTATTTTTCCTCACGGAAAGATAACCAGAAACACCTCGCTGCGATTTGGAAGCGGTGAGCCCCTCCTTGCTTTCCCCTTACTCAAAATGGCCGATGAGCGAATAAAAAAGATTTGCACCGATAGTCGATCTCGATACCCTGAAGTTTTCATCACGACCAATGGGACTCTTATTGATAATGAAGTTAGCGAGTGGTTAATATCCTCAGGCTGGCATCTCAAGATCAGTTTTGACGGCCCAAGGTCTATCCATGATTCCTGGAGAGTCACTCCGGGTAACTGTGGAACTTATAATCGCATCAAACCGGTTATTAAAAAATTGGCAAAACAGATGCAGGACAGATTAAGTGTTACTGCGGTTTTATGCAAAGGCGCTGATCCACAAAAAGTTTTTGATGAAATTGAGAATATGGGAGTAAACCGCATTGAGATGGTTCCAGTCGTACATCATAAGATGTCCATACTGCCTGATTCTTCTGATATTGAGTTGTACAGAGAATTTGTTCAAGGATACGCACGTCGTTTTTTGCAAAAAAAGGGGAAAAAGATTCCTGTCCTTGTCCGCTTTGCAGAACGGGTTTGCCGCGTAATGGGTTATAACAATCTTCGCGTCCCCTGCGGTGCGGGGAGGTCTTTTTATGGAGTTGGACAGGATGGGACGGTATATCCCTGCTTCCGTTTTATCGGGATTAAAGATTATGTTCTGGGGAATCTTCGTTCAGGACTTGACAATGAAGCGGTTTATAAATTTCGTTCAGGAGCAGGCAAGCCATATGATGAGCGCATTGCCTGCCGTGATTGCTGGGCTGCTCCACTTTGCGGTGGGCCATGTTTTTCATGCGCTGAATTGTTCGGTCCCGGGAAAGGGGAGCCTCTCGATATACATTGTGCATATTCGCTGACAGATGCGAGAGTTGCTATATGGTTAGTTGGCCAACTGAGAAAAAGAGAACCGGAACGTCTATTATCATTTCTGCCCGGGGTATCAAGATTATATGAGGAAGAAAGTCTTATTAGTAAAACCACCTGA
- a CDS encoding radical SAM protein, protein MHDKSHYLSEILVATTWECNLHCSYCFVRQHGLSAKCKQMSPELAVRVVDSLDSGLTHVETICLHLYGGEPLDNLPALEAMVKRAGEKSPGRFRFAVTTNGVVADSSVYELLEKGRFQVILSIDGPETIHDECRRTTDGKPTHASVLRFLEGLRSKTHCWVRGSAVVRSGWSLMQAVTYLYNLPVDAVKAQIARVQTGTPYALNDFEKQNYLRELEEIGKLVISDLKAGRTPKDDRFSSRVLQLLKGEKRYSFCGAGYTIFGITPEGIVLPCVLINRNEIELGHIDDDPAIWLRKGEKWRESHRNRTECLSCSALPLCGGGCYAINSVCGDEECEIIRKNCEVATSIYQHFRSNPEALLALAGIV, encoded by the coding sequence TTGCATGATAAATCTCATTATCTATCTGAAATTCTCGTAGCTACTACCTGGGAGTGTAACCTACACTGCTCGTACTGCTTTGTTCGTCAGCACGGTTTATCTGCAAAGTGTAAACAGATGTCTCCTGAACTGGCAGTTCGGGTTGTAGATTCATTAGATAGTGGTTTAACTCATGTTGAGACAATATGCCTTCACCTTTACGGCGGAGAGCCTTTGGACAATCTTCCTGCACTTGAGGCAATGGTAAAACGAGCAGGAGAAAAAAGCCCCGGCCGTTTCCGTTTCGCCGTCACAACAAATGGTGTCGTAGCGGATTCATCTGTTTATGAGCTTCTGGAAAAAGGTCGTTTTCAGGTTATCCTTAGTATTGACGGGCCAGAGACTATTCACGATGAATGTCGGCGGACAACTGATGGTAAACCGACTCATGCAAGTGTTTTACGATTTCTCGAAGGTCTTCGTTCCAAAACTCACTGCTGGGTTCGCGGTTCTGCCGTTGTTCGCTCAGGCTGGAGCCTTATGCAAGCCGTTACGTATTTATATAACCTTCCAGTAGATGCTGTTAAGGCACAAATCGCACGGGTACAAACGGGCACGCCATATGCACTGAACGATTTTGAGAAACAAAATTATTTACGTGAACTTGAGGAAATAGGTAAGCTCGTTATATCCGATTTAAAAGCCGGACGCACGCCAAAAGATGATCGTTTTTCAAGTCGGGTATTACAGTTATTAAAGGGTGAAAAACGCTATTCATTTTGTGGGGCAGGCTATACTATATTCGGCATTACTCCTGAAGGTATTGTACTGCCATGTGTTCTGATTAACAGAAACGAAATAGAATTGGGACACATTGACGATGATCCAGCTATCTGGCTCCGTAAAGGGGAAAAATGGAGAGAAAGTCACCGCAATCGTACTGAATGTCTTTCCTGCAGCGCTTTGCCCCTTTGCGGAGGAGGATGTTATGCGATTAATTCTGTCTGCGGTGATGAAGAATGTGAAATTATTCGTAAAAACTGCGAAGTAGCAACCTCAATTTATCAGCATTTCCGATCAAATCCAGAAGCACTGCTGGCATTGGCAGGCATAGTCTGA
- a CDS encoding divalent-cation tolerance protein CutA, protein MDEIVVFITAGSEEEAAKIARGLVDAHLAGCVNIVRNIRSIYRWQGKIEDEAEVLMVVKTQRHLFASLSKKVKELHSYTVPEIIAMPIVEGSEDYLKWLMEVTQKK, encoded by the coding sequence GTGGATGAAATAGTTGTATTTATAACTGCAGGCTCCGAAGAGGAAGCTGCGAAGATTGCCCGTGGCCTTGTTGATGCCCACCTTGCAGGATGTGTGAACATTGTTAGAAATATCAGGTCAATCTACAGGTGGCAGGGTAAGATTGAGGACGAGGCAGAGGTCTTGATGGTTGTTAAAACACAAAGGCATCTATTTGCATCCCTTTCAAAGAAGGTGAAAGAGCTTCACAGCTATACAGTCCCTGAGATTATCGCTATGCCAATTGTGGAGGGATCAGAAGATTATTTAAAATGGCTCATGGAGGTAACGCAGAAAAAATAA
- a CDS encoding anhydro-N-acetylmuramic acid kinase has product MKRLLEISKKTSRLLLGLMSGTAHDGVDATIAEIRARGQEIEIKFVYHFQYPFDDTLRAKISKAFSGTTEDICRLNFELGEVFAKAALICIKKAGLSSGDIDAIASHGQTIYHIPPEDGKAGSTLQIGEASVIAERTGIMVISDFRTRDMAAGGHGAPLVPLTDYIMFRKEGKVRVVNNIGGIANITVVTDKIDDVIAFDTGPGVSLINEAVRIFTEGEISFDRDGMQAEKGVVINKLLDELLGHAYFKKLPPKSTGRETFGKSLVANIIERYKDAEPENILATLTNFTALSIQKGYRDFVFPKFKVDEIILCGGGSKNRFLVKLLSGLLSPTEINPIEKYGIPSQAKEALSFAVLANETLSGRAGNIPGATGAEKRVVLGKITL; this is encoded by the coding sequence ATGAAGCGCCTTCTTGAGATCTCAAAAAAAACTTCCCGCCTCCTCTTGGGCCTCATGTCAGGCACAGCGCATGACGGTGTTGATGCAACGATTGCAGAGATAAGAGCCCGTGGTCAGGAGATAGAGATAAAGTTTGTTTATCACTTCCAGTATCCCTTTGATGATACCCTGAGGGCAAAAATATCAAAGGCATTTTCAGGGACAACAGAGGACATATGCCGGCTTAACTTTGAACTGGGCGAGGTATTCGCAAAGGCAGCCCTTATCTGTATTAAAAAGGCAGGCTTAAGCTCAGGGGACATAGATGCCATTGCCTCTCACGGCCAGACGATTTATCACATACCTCCAGAGGATGGAAAGGCCGGCTCTACACTGCAGATAGGCGAGGCCTCGGTAATTGCAGAGAGGACGGGTATAATGGTCATATCCGATTTCAGAACGAGAGACATGGCAGCAGGTGGACATGGAGCACCCCTTGTCCCCCTGACTGATTATATAATGTTCAGGAAGGAAGGGAAGGTCAGGGTCGTAAACAACATAGGAGGAATTGCAAATATCACTGTTGTGACTGATAAGATTGACGATGTAATCGCCTTTGACACAGGCCCCGGGGTAAGCCTGATAAATGAGGCTGTCAGGATTTTCACTGAGGGGGAAATTTCTTTTGACAGAGACGGTATGCAGGCAGAAAAAGGAGTGGTTATAAACAAACTGCTTGATGAGCTGCTTGGCCATGCCTATTTTAAAAAATTACCCCCAAAATCAACTGGGAGGGAGACTTTTGGAAAGTCGCTGGTTGCGAATATTATAGAGAGATATAAAGATGCTGAGCCTGAAAATATATTAGCAACCCTTACAAACTTTACAGCCTTATCAATACAGAAGGGCTATAGAGATTTTGTATTCCCGAAATTCAAAGTCGATGAGATAATCCTCTGCGGCGGCGGGAGCAAAAACAGATTTCTTGTAAAGCTTTTATCCGGGCTTTTGAGTCCCACAGAAATCAATCCGATTGAGAAATATGGAATCCCCTCTCAGGCTAAAGAGGCATTGAGCTTTGCAGTCCTTGCAAATGAAACCCTTTCAGGAAGGGCAGGTAACATACCCGGTGCAACAGGAGCTGAGAAAAGAGTGGTTCTCGGGAAAATAACTCTTTAG